In a single window of the Halobaculum lipolyticum genome:
- a CDS encoding Cdc6/Cdc18 family protein, translated as MAGGVNASVPRVLELDRVPERMPHRDAALGQLANALDPLRSDRPAYPICISGPTGAGKTAVSRFAVRELRRETAVNTAHVDCLRTRSRAAILEEALVDAGLKTRSSPKADAASSYLAQLEEADSPIVLTLDEAEHIEDEHLPHVLFEADGVTPIFVVHEYERFAARLDAATSSRLRTGPHIELKRYSQSELVDILQSRVDAGDLSGITDGTLELIADTAAGNAREAISILREAYVEGKARDERVTPALIADVREPAMESIRRYNVERLDTPHRLLKHMIDDAGEIRAGELADLFEVEYPDAHGRDRRRYLNVLVRYGCIRKQGSGRGTRYLSIDAPE; from the coding sequence ATGGCGGGCGGAGTGAACGCCTCGGTCCCGCGGGTCCTGGAACTCGACCGTGTCCCCGAGCGGATGCCCCACCGGGACGCCGCGCTCGGGCAGCTCGCGAACGCCCTCGACCCGCTCCGTTCGGACCGACCGGCGTACCCGATCTGTATCTCGGGGCCGACCGGCGCGGGCAAGACGGCCGTGTCGCGGTTCGCCGTCCGCGAACTCCGCCGGGAGACGGCGGTGAACACCGCGCACGTCGACTGCCTACGGACGCGCTCGCGCGCCGCGATCCTCGAAGAGGCGTTGGTGGACGCCGGACTCAAGACGCGCTCGTCGCCGAAAGCGGACGCCGCGTCGTCGTACCTCGCGCAATTGGAGGAGGCCGACTCCCCCATCGTCCTCACCCTCGACGAGGCGGAACACATCGAGGACGAACACCTCCCGCACGTCCTCTTCGAAGCGGACGGTGTGACGCCGATCTTCGTCGTCCACGAGTACGAGCGATTCGCGGCGCGCCTCGACGCCGCGACGTCGTCGCGACTTCGGACCGGCCCCCACATCGAACTCAAGCGGTACAGTCAGTCGGAACTCGTCGACATCCTCCAGTCGCGCGTCGACGCGGGCGACCTCTCGGGGATCACCGACGGGACGCTGGAGCTGATCGCGGACACCGCCGCGGGGAACGCTCGCGAAGCGATCTCGATCCTCCGGGAGGCCTACGTCGAGGGGAAGGCTCGCGACGAGCGGGTGACGCCCGCGCTGATCGCGGACGTCCGCGAGCCGGCGATGGAGTCGATCCGGCGGTACAACGTGGAGCGCCTGGACACGCCGCATCGACTGTTGAAGCACATGATAGACGACGCGGGCGAGATCCGTGCCGGGGAGCTGGCCGACCTGTTCGAGGTAGAGTACCCGGACGCGCACGGTCGCGACCGCCGGCGATATCTGAACGTCCTCGTTCGGTACGGGTGTATCCGAAAGCAGGGGAGTGGGCGAGGGACGCGGTATCTCTCAATAGACGCACCCGAATAG
- a CDS encoding DUF6884 domain-containing protein, translating to MEIGLVSCTKSKRAEPAAPGELYDTSTLFNKSSQYAKSHHDRWLILSAKHHVLDPDGPPIDPYDETLTDFGVEKRRTWAARVHDQLDQRRLIREDVELVFHAGKAYYGELLPLLDDTPVSVSIPTEGLQIGQTLAWYNEHQ from the coding sequence GTGGAGATCGGATTGGTCAGCTGTACAAAGAGCAAACGGGCGGAACCGGCGGCCCCCGGAGAATTGTACGATACTTCGACGCTATTCAATAAGTCCAGTCAGTACGCTAAGTCCCATCACGACAGGTGGCTCATCCTCTCCGCCAAGCACCATGTGTTGGATCCTGACGGGCCTCCCATCGACCCATATGACGAGACGCTGACCGACTTCGGAGTAGAGAAGCGGCGGACTTGGGCCGCACGAGTTCATGACCAACTTGATCAGCGCAGGCTCATTCGAGAGGACGTCGAGTTAGTGTTCCATGCAGGGAAGGCGTACTACGGCGAACTTCTCCCGCTTCTGGATGACACACCAGTCTCCGTGTCGATCCCAACCGAAGGATTACAGATTGGACAGACCCTGGCGTGGTACAACGAGCATCAGTAA
- a CDS encoding DUF7386 family protein, which yields MGTERTTLRLSDERKRLLDQAAGIVATGDDDDPPRSDVIDAALTHLVQSARNVEDAREDYDPRTIQDIANTDVLGLYYRTSIESRWR from the coding sequence ATGGGCACCGAACGAACGACCCTACGCCTCTCGGACGAACGGAAACGACTGCTGGACCAAGCCGCCGGGATCGTCGCGACGGGCGACGACGACGATCCCCCCCGGTCGGACGTGATCGACGCCGCACTGACCCACCTCGTCCAGTCGGCGCGGAACGTCGAGGACGCGAGGGAGGACTACGACCCGCGGACGATCCAAGATATCGCGAACACCGACGTCCTCGGGCTGTATTACCGGACGAGTATCGAGAGTCGATGGCGATAG
- a CDS encoding DUF7508 domain-containing protein, whose protein sequence is MPIDKNWSKANPRHIKQNVPQSKGIYELKSFGKPVYVGSSNDLRRRLLEHLSERNGNVNRYRFKTLGFLSNRKKVERKHYDRHEEKYGKPPAWNERRP, encoded by the coding sequence ATGCCGATAGACAAGAATTGGAGTAAGGCGAACCCGAGGCACATCAAGCAGAACGTCCCGCAGTCCAAGGGGATCTACGAACTCAAATCGTTCGGGAAACCCGTCTACGTAGGCAGTTCCAACGACCTCCGTCGGAGGTTACTGGAACACCTCAGCGAGCGGAACGGCAACGTGAACCGCTACCGGTTCAAAACTCTGGGCTTCCTCTCGAACCGCAAGAAGGTCGAGCGGAAGCACTACGATCGCCACGAGGAGAAGTACGGGAAGCCGCCCGCGTGGAACGAGCGGCGGCCGTAG
- a CDS encoding twin-arginine translocation signal domain-containing protein, with protein MTAKRGADDPTTDDELDGTTLADRRTFIKGVGATAATLATTGAASAQETTTADGPEWTMGRDGLAWSSDYVQNGYIEENDLVRARHRMEWGADDDALTAYEDDSGEKAMLPGYVPREDTENVVTLRADKFDFPAGREPPRRTVRRGRRRGR; from the coding sequence ATGACTGCGAAACGCGGGGCTGACGACCCCACGACGGACGACGAATTGGACGGAACGACTCTCGCGGACCGGCGGACGTTCATCAAGGGCGTAGGCGCGACAGCCGCGACGCTCGCGACGACCGGAGCTGCGAGCGCCCAAGAGACGACAACCGCGGACGGACCGGAGTGGACGATGGGTCGCGACGGCCTCGCGTGGTCCTCGGACTACGTCCAGAACGGTTACATCGAGGAAAACGACCTCGTGCGCGCCCGGCACCGCATGGAGTGGGGCGCGGACGACGACGCCCTCACCGCCTACGAGGACGACAGCGGCGAGAAGGCCATGCTCCCGGGCTACGTCCCGCGAGAGGACACGGAGAACGTCGTGACGCTCCGGGCAGACAAGTTCGACTTCCCGGCCGGTCGGGAGCCCCCGCGGCGAACAGTACGACGAGGACGGCGACGGGGACGCTGA
- a CDS encoding ATP-binding protein — translation MTWKNISTLTDLQARTETGTWLGTSRHTDADSIRRHFSVPAYDESVFDYPRVVPGCLKHARDNSAHSAAGGTDFMAIGPPGAGKSTHALEWSTRLLEVNNRPGMSEAVVWRGSTSRSEWVPLAPWATVCLPASCDVEARLESTDSAGSRSVALEDVVREVRYYEDPRDLFENHVQPGKFHVVYPDPQMTGCQEVYEDCPYEYELEFSDGDPVQHWWTAAVLARVHSGPYHFFVSFIIDEIGDVIPQEASKDAYSSYEKILLFRDTYADARKFGVSVFGYGHSDVDFHEKVKRKVRWRITMNGTANPTRASQVVGVGNVPMNTDLTSHLKTGKCVMWTEQRFCYPLAWGDIPKPTDEELRIRLVPRVPKDPADADAASREDDRDARSSSDDSGAGDGPAQASLDDVEAATDGGVGGR, via the coding sequence ATGACTTGGAAAAACATCTCGACGCTGACGGACCTGCAAGCCCGGACGGAAACCGGGACGTGGCTGGGGACGTCGCGTCACACCGACGCGGACAGTATCCGGCGGCATTTCAGCGTGCCCGCCTACGACGAATCGGTCTTTGACTACCCGCGGGTCGTTCCGGGCTGTCTCAAGCACGCGAGAGACAACAGCGCCCACTCCGCGGCTGGAGGGACGGACTTCATGGCTATCGGCCCGCCGGGGGCCGGGAAGTCCACGCACGCGCTGGAGTGGTCCACGCGGCTACTGGAGGTCAACAACCGCCCCGGCATGTCCGAGGCGGTCGTGTGGCGGGGTTCGACGTCGCGGTCCGAGTGGGTCCCGCTCGCGCCGTGGGCGACCGTGTGCCTCCCGGCGTCGTGCGACGTGGAGGCGCGGCTGGAGTCCACGGACTCGGCGGGGTCCCGGTCGGTCGCGCTGGAGGACGTCGTCCGGGAGGTCCGGTACTACGAGGACCCGCGGGATCTCTTTGAGAACCACGTCCAGCCGGGCAAGTTCCACGTCGTCTATCCGGACCCGCAAATGACCGGGTGTCAAGAGGTCTACGAGGACTGCCCGTATGAGTACGAACTGGAGTTCTCGGACGGGGACCCGGTTCAACATTGGTGGACGGCGGCGGTCCTCGCGCGGGTCCACAGCGGCCCGTACCACTTCTTCGTCTCGTTCATAATTGACGAGATCGGGGACGTGATACCGCAAGAGGCGTCCAAAGACGCCTACTCGTCGTATGAGAAGATCCTACTGTTCCGGGACACCTACGCCGACGCTCGGAAGTTCGGGGTGTCGGTGTTCGGGTACGGACACTCGGACGTGGACTTTCACGAGAAGGTGAAGCGCAAGGTCCGCTGGAGGATCACGATGAACGGGACGGCGAACCCGACGCGGGCGTCCCAAGTGGTCGGCGTCGGGAACGTCCCGATGAACACGGACCTCACCTCTCACCTCAAAACCGGCAAGTGCGTGATGTGGACGGAGCAACGGTTCTGCTACCCGCTCGCGTGGGGCGACATTCCGAAACCGACGGACGAGGAACTCCGTATCCGCCTCGTGCCGCGCGTCCCGAAGGATCCGGCCGACGCTGACGCGGCCTCGCGCGAGGACGACCGCGACGCCCGCAGCTCCAGCGACGACTCGGGGGCGGGTGACGGACCCGCGCAAGCGTCGCTGGACGACGTCGAGGCGGCGACGGACGGGGGGGTCGGTGGTCGCTGA
- a CDS encoding helix-turn-helix domain-containing protein, with the protein MSFETESFAATPGGDDEAGSLPVSSVEDVAPEPRAHGASVANVLNDLAPSDADAPGGQRDTLYADAVRYWRENVESNENEPYPATEFSAEWLPETSGEWVLLVKSSGWKAGTGYGDDYSQYYEQHIMLRERVETDDGMELRKPPLALHVEVMPQYRDLVFKSGDPLECPYGEGTRVVCWTTWAESGSEVERRMYDAIRAVYGDDSLDVTRDRNPDSRRVQKAEAHYRFDREKKGAVVETVEQSKDLVAWGGNSEIDAHQKRVQEGWLEARVESDRWDLLGFADVNFATELKIYQITDWHKRPPSDPFAHPKIEASFAGADGKLPHVSEWDDALDHLRTLVATHAHWAGVERADLVSDDFFDGAGAAEWDYQRPTGRREHLRQRYQEVATEVYREALKDSTVAVYDILRVIATETGATYDMLEDRTGLARSTIRYHVARLAREGVVKRLGNPVLVVFVSRDLLERSREILDRARPGRTADDMREDAEDRREDREARDESSETDDDSDAATGDEAAPQRDEFAYLGDVPETIRDVAVAVYDGRLGDEDVRIRERRLREAPG; encoded by the coding sequence GTGAGTTTCGAAACCGAGTCCTTCGCCGCCACCCCCGGTGGCGACGACGAGGCCGGGTCCCTCCCGGTGTCGTCCGTCGAGGACGTCGCACCCGAACCGCGCGCCCACGGCGCGAGCGTCGCGAACGTGCTTAACGACCTCGCGCCCTCGGACGCTGACGCGCCCGGTGGACAGCGCGACACCCTGTATGCTGACGCTGTCCGCTACTGGAGGGAGAACGTCGAGTCCAACGAGAACGAACCGTACCCGGCTACCGAGTTCTCCGCCGAGTGGCTACCCGAGACGTCCGGGGAGTGGGTCCTTCTCGTCAAGTCCTCCGGCTGGAAAGCCGGAACCGGCTACGGGGACGACTACTCCCAGTATTACGAACAGCACATCATGCTCCGCGAGCGCGTCGAGACGGACGACGGCATGGAGCTGCGGAAGCCCCCGCTCGCCCTCCACGTCGAGGTCATGCCCCAGTACCGGGACCTCGTGTTCAAGAGCGGGGATCCGCTGGAGTGTCCTTACGGAGAAGGGACGCGGGTCGTTTGCTGGACGACGTGGGCCGAGTCCGGGTCCGAGGTGGAGCGCCGGATGTACGACGCGATCCGCGCCGTGTACGGGGACGACTCCCTCGACGTCACCCGCGACCGGAACCCGGACTCCCGCCGCGTCCAGAAAGCCGAAGCGCACTATCGGTTTGACCGCGAGAAGAAAGGGGCCGTCGTCGAGACGGTCGAACAGTCTAAAGACCTCGTCGCGTGGGGCGGGAACTCCGAGATCGACGCCCACCAGAAGCGCGTCCAAGAGGGGTGGCTGGAGGCCCGCGTGGAGTCCGACCGCTGGGACCTACTCGGGTTCGCGGATGTGAACTTCGCCACCGAACTCAAAATCTACCAGATCACCGATTGGCACAAGCGGCCCCCGTCGGATCCGTTCGCACATCCGAAGATAGAGGCGTCTTTCGCGGGCGCTGACGGGAAACTCCCTCACGTCTCCGAGTGGGACGACGCGCTGGACCACCTCCGGACCCTCGTCGCCACCCACGCGCATTGGGCCGGCGTCGAGCGGGCGGACCTCGTCTCGGACGACTTTTTCGACGGGGCTGGAGCTGCGGAGTGGGATTACCAGCGCCCGACCGGACGCCGGGAACACCTCCGTCAGCGGTATCAAGAGGTCGCGACGGAGGTCTACCGCGAGGCGCTGAAAGACTCGACGGTCGCCGTGTACGACATACTCCGCGTGATCGCCACGGAGACGGGCGCGACTTACGACATGCTGGAGGATCGGACGGGACTCGCCCGCTCCACGATCCGCTATCACGTCGCCCGTCTCGCCCGCGAGGGTGTCGTGAAGCGGCTGGGGAACCCGGTCCTCGTCGTGTTCGTCTCTCGCGACCTATTGGAGCGGTCGCGTGAGATACTGGACCGGGCGCGGCCCGGGCGGACCGCTGACGACATGCGCGAGGACGCGGAGGACCGCCGCGAGGACCGCGAGGCGCGGGACGAGTCTTCGGAGACGGACGACGACTCCGACGCCGCCACGGGCGACGAGGCGGCCCCACAGCGCGACGAGTTCGCGTACCTCGGTGACGTCCCCGAGACGATCCGGGACGTCGCGGTCGCGGTGTACGACGGTCGCCTCGGTGACGAGGACGTGAGGATCCGCGAGCGCCGGCTACGCGAGGCGCCCGGATAG
- a CDS encoding DUF7563 family protein, with product MNRIVDPAESTDRECRFCGRHVTRRFARVFGDEDDVAHRCLSCDSTFRIQNGSAAGLHVQHPDPAENPNRNRGPRVGAPVRADGGGPMTCDRCGSRCHGRLCADCESIEALERAAEFDTVDEDPHAELRDDEDDVVTDGGVWGRNESGYLSAETCPKCGEELQYQGHHGQLQCLSTPSHTFTHLRTGSGTHWLADADGETHAKTTIADEPAPHSGGVVRGESIRPRPRRLRDRPAHRRPPSAHVEGVHAPLRRVWRPD from the coding sequence GTGAACAGGATCGTCGACCCCGCCGAGTCTACCGACCGAGAGTGTCGGTTCTGTGGTCGTCACGTCACACGCCGGTTCGCGCGAGTATTCGGTGACGAGGACGACGTCGCCCACCGCTGTCTCTCGTGTGACTCGACGTTCCGCATCCAGAACGGGAGCGCGGCCGGTCTCCACGTCCAACACCCCGATCCCGCTGAGAACCCGAACCGGAACCGCGGCCCGCGCGTCGGAGCGCCCGTCCGGGCAGACGGGGGGGGACCGATGACGTGCGACCGTTGCGGATCCCGCTGCCACGGCCGCCTATGCGCGGACTGTGAGTCTATCGAGGCGCTGGAGCGCGCCGCCGAGTTCGACACCGTGGACGAGGACCCCCACGCGGAGCTGCGGGACGACGAGGACGACGTCGTCACCGACGGTGGAGTGTGGGGCCGGAACGAGTCCGGCTACCTCTCGGCGGAGACGTGTCCGAAGTGCGGCGAGGAACTCCAATATCAGGGACACCACGGCCAACTTCAATGCCTCTCGACGCCGTCGCACACCTTCACGCACCTACGGACAGGTTCCGGGACGCATTGGCTCGCGGACGCTGACGGGGAGACACACGCGAAAACGACTATCGCGGACGAACCCGCCCCGCATTCGGGGGGGGTGGTTCGCGGTGAGTCGATCCGGCCCCGACCTCGGAGACTTCGGGATCGTCCCGCCCACCGTCGTCCGCCATCCGCCCACGTCGAGGGCGTCCATGCACCTTTGCGCCGAGTGTGGCGTCCCGATTGA
- a CDS encoding tyrosine-type recombinase/integrase has translation MSDDLDPMTPEAALDYYLDTRRYNLAEETLRSHKYRLRSFVRWLTSEDHGGGPVVNMNDVDLRDIHAYRVFKREENWPEKDACNAVSMQGQVSTLRVFFDHLADVKAVSPEFSDRIRLPTVRDGEGVDTRLLEAERANAILDHLREWEYATPQHVAMLLFWRTSCRLGGLRSLDLDDFDNEDGALQFRHRPQQGTPLKNGTNGERDVSLIPRVVSVVEDYINGPRRHDVQDEYGRDPLITTSRGRPSTTTYRDWIYWWTQPCRIGEQCPEGRDPDECEATSHDTLSKCPVNHSPHPVRAGSITAHRDAGTPREIVSDRGDVSEKILEAHYDQASKRQRMRRRREFIPDQL, from the coding sequence GTGAGTGACGACCTCGACCCGATGACTCCGGAGGCCGCGCTGGACTACTACCTCGACACGAGGCGGTACAACCTCGCGGAGGAGACGCTACGGTCCCACAAGTACCGGCTCAGGTCGTTCGTTCGGTGGCTCACCTCCGAGGATCACGGGGGCGGTCCCGTCGTGAACATGAACGATGTGGACCTCCGCGATATCCACGCCTACCGCGTGTTCAAGCGGGAGGAGAATTGGCCCGAGAAAGACGCCTGTAACGCTGTCTCGATGCAGGGACAGGTGTCGACCCTGCGGGTGTTCTTCGACCACCTCGCGGACGTGAAAGCCGTCTCGCCTGAGTTCAGCGACCGGATCCGGCTCCCCACGGTCCGCGACGGTGAGGGGGTCGACACGCGCTTGCTGGAGGCCGAACGCGCGAACGCGATCCTCGACCACCTCCGCGAGTGGGAGTACGCCACCCCGCAACACGTCGCGATGCTCCTGTTCTGGCGGACCTCGTGTCGTCTCGGGGGACTTCGGTCCCTCGACCTCGACGACTTCGACAACGAGGACGGCGCGCTACAGTTCCGACACCGGCCACAACAGGGAACGCCCCTCAAGAACGGTACGAACGGTGAGCGGGACGTCTCCCTGATCCCACGCGTCGTCTCCGTCGTCGAGGACTACATCAATGGCCCGCGTCGCCACGACGTCCAGGACGAGTACGGACGCGACCCGCTCATCACCACGAGCCGGGGACGCCCCTCGACGACGACGTACCGGGATTGGATCTACTGGTGGACCCAGCCATGTCGAATCGGGGAGCAATGCCCCGAAGGGCGCGATCCGGACGAGTGCGAGGCGACGTCCCACGACACTCTCAGCAAGTGTCCGGTGAACCACTCGCCTCACCCCGTCCGCGCCGGGTCGATCACGGCCCACCGCGACGCCGGGACGCCACGCGAGATCGTGAGCGACCGCGGTGACGTCTCGGAGAAGATTCTGGAAGCGCACTACGACCAAGCCTCGAAGCGCCAGCGGATGCGTCGCCGGCGCGAGTTCATCCCCGACCAACTATGA
- a CDS encoding J domain-containing protein, translated as MSLDWPAGWDRTPPRQRERNRSFRASLADTTKELAAEMDRLDADDWRATIGNQHTKSNGLPLHNASPDDPGFVLRWSMDGEQYAVACDASPRLRDNVRWVYKWIHETRMRGQRPVQTGDAEFAAARLPPGDEGTAPARVPPHEVLGVSADADAGEVRDAYRDLVTEVHPDTPDGSEDEFKRVKRAKEVMLGE; from the coding sequence GTGAGTCTCGACTGGCCCGCCGGGTGGGACCGGACACCGCCCCGTCAGCGCGAGCGTAACCGGAGCTTCCGCGCGTCCCTCGCGGACACGACGAAGGAACTCGCGGCGGAGATGGACCGCCTCGACGCCGACGACTGGCGCGCGACCATCGGGAACCAACACACGAAGTCGAACGGGCTTCCGCTCCACAACGCGAGTCCCGACGATCCGGGGTTCGTTCTCCGCTGGAGCATGGACGGCGAACAGTACGCTGTCGCGTGCGACGCCAGTCCGCGGCTTCGGGACAACGTCCGCTGGGTCTACAAGTGGATTCACGAGACGCGGATGCGCGGACAGCGCCCCGTCCAAACGGGTGACGCGGAGTTCGCGGCGGCTCGACTCCCGCCGGGAGACGAGGGAACGGCTCCGGCCCGCGTTCCGCCTCACGAGGTGTTGGGTGTCTCGGCGGACGCCGACGCTGGAGAGGTCCGAGACGCTTACCGCGACCTCGTTACGGAGGTCCACCCAGACACTCCAGACGGCTCCGAGGACGAGTTCAAGCGCGTGAAGCGGGCGAAGGAGGTGATGCTCGGTGAGTGA
- a CDS encoding ArsR family transcriptional regulator: MTGEGIRLRLVRPTDFDILEAFSEHGRNVAPNIAEHLERDKGYINTRLPQLTDYGLLARIGPSENSGLYEITNRGRAALELRDEYEDADDFEAVIDTYLDGE, translated from the coding sequence ATGACGGGCGAGGGAATTAGATTGAGACTCGTCCGTCCGACCGATTTCGATATTCTGGAGGCTTTCAGCGAGCATGGACGGAATGTAGCACCGAATATCGCCGAACATCTGGAACGCGACAAGGGGTACATCAACACGCGGTTGCCGCAACTGACTGATTACGGGCTTCTCGCACGTATCGGCCCGAGTGAAAACTCCGGACTCTACGAGATCACGAACCGCGGTCGCGCCGCGCTGGAGTTGCGAGATGAGTACGAGGACGCGGACGACTTCGAAGCCGTGATCGACACCTATCTCGACGGCGAATGA